From a single Lytechinus variegatus isolate NC3 chromosome 9, Lvar_3.0, whole genome shotgun sequence genomic region:
- the LOC121421936 gene encoding uncharacterized protein LOC121421936, translating to MLSPQEHLEGIHQQFIASQQRKWGRGVTTSKIAKDAPRTPKDTQGGIRRMTKRRRPKHKPLKKSPPILNSLKKRSPIIHLPPALHTPSRPQKRIKLASTEPHQDQVVPLSSILHPNLTIPYPSSRGAGSGCSRVGTQMVPVSPRGHQEDIQQENMYTDENDGKIHCKR from the exons ATGCTGTCACCTCAGGAGCATTTAGAGGGCATTCATCAGCAGTTTATAGCATCCCAACAAAGGAAATGGGGTCGAGGAGTGACAACGTCAAAGATAGCGAAGGATGCACCTAGAACACCTAAAGACACACAAGGTGGAATTAGGAG GATGACAAAGAGAAGACGTCCAAAGCACAAGCCCTTGAAGAAGTCCCCTCCAATCCTCAACAGTCTCAAGAAACGTTCGCCAATCATCCACCTGCCTCCAGCCCTCCACACCCCTTCCCGACCCCAGAAGCGCATCAAGCTTGCCTCTACCGAGCCCCACCAGGACCAAGTCGTGCCCCTGTCGTCTATCCTGCACCCCAACTTAACGATTCCCTACCCATCAAGCAGGGGGGCAGGATCGGGGTGCAGCAGGGTGGGGACACAGATGGTTCCTGTTAGTCCCCGTGGCCATCAGGAGGATATTCAACAGGAGAATATGTATACTGATGAGAATGACGGTAAGATCCATTGCAAACGATAG